One region of Chrysemys picta bellii isolate R12L10 chromosome 21, ASM1138683v2, whole genome shotgun sequence genomic DNA includes:
- the LOC112059406 gene encoding C-type natriuretic peptide 1-like, producing the protein MNPKLIFCCGFLLLLLLSQDQARAKPLSSLQSLSRLLDEDLEHPLASEEMDQEREDMIPTGAFDQQDPELQWARNSRDQPEGVPISDSTFQRLFSDLLGSSRRYRGRSKKGLSRGCFGVKLDRIGSLSGLGC; encoded by the exons ATGAACCCGAAGCTTATTTTCTGCTGTGgatttctgctgctgcttctcctcagCCAGGATCAAGCGAGGGCCAAACCCCTCTCCAGTTTACAG AGCCTGTCCAGACTGTTAGATGAAGATCTGGAGCATCCCCTGGCCTCAGAGGAGATGGACCAAGAGCGAGAAGACATGATCCCAACAGGTGCCTTTGACCAACAGGACCCTGAGCTCCAATGGGCCCGAAACTCCAGGGACCAGCCCGAGGGGGTCCCCATCAGCGACAGTACTTTCCAGAGGCTCTTCAGCGATCTTCTGGGGTCATCCAGGAGATACCGAGGCAGGAGCAAAAAGGGCCTGTCCAGGGGTTGTTTTGGTGTCAAGCTGGACAGAATTGGCTC